One window of Arthrobacter oryzae genomic DNA carries:
- a CDS encoding pyruvate dehydrogenase — MAKELATQLIEQLQAAGVQRIYGIVGDSLNPIVDAVRKTGGSGQGGIDWIHVRHEEAAAFAAAAEAQLTGNLAVCAGSCGPGNLHLINGLYDANRSGAPVLAIASHIPSKQIGSGFFQETHPDRLFNECSVYSELVSTAEQAPRVMHSAIQHAIGLGGVAVVTLPGDIAGLEATGETPLPATFRRATLIPDAASVRELAEAINAADKVAIFAGAGTQGAHDEVVALAEVIGAPIGHSLRGKDFMQYDNPYDIGMTGLLGYGAAAEGIEDADLLILLGTDFPYDQFLPGTRTAQVDRAAHKLGRRTDVDIAVHGDVLPTLAALKPLLTPKKSRRFLNQMLKKHDRLMNKAVGAYTRKVEKKQPIHPEYAASLLDQVAAEDAVFTADTGMCNVWTARYINPLGTRRLIGSYLHGSMANALPHAIGAQLAYPGRQVISVSGDGGLSMLLGELITVAAHRLPVNVVVFNNSTLGMVKLEMLVDGLPDFGVDVPDADYAAVARALGFHAVRVTDPARIEDAYREAFAHPGPSLVELITDPKALSIPPKITGSQVLGFATAMSKVVLNRGAGEAVSMARSNLRNIPRR; from the coding sequence AAGAGGCAGCCGCCTTCGCCGCCGCGGCCGAAGCCCAGCTGACCGGCAACCTGGCCGTCTGCGCCGGTTCCTGCGGTCCCGGCAACCTGCACCTGATCAACGGCCTGTACGACGCCAACCGCTCAGGAGCGCCGGTCCTGGCCATCGCCTCGCACATTCCGAGCAAGCAGATCGGCAGTGGCTTCTTCCAGGAAACCCATCCGGACCGTCTGTTCAACGAATGCTCGGTGTACTCGGAGCTTGTCAGCACAGCGGAGCAGGCGCCGCGGGTCATGCACAGCGCCATCCAGCACGCCATCGGGCTCGGGGGAGTCGCCGTCGTCACCCTTCCCGGCGACATCGCTGGCCTGGAAGCGACCGGCGAGACTCCGCTGCCGGCGACGTTCCGCCGCGCCACGCTGATTCCCGACGCCGCGAGCGTCCGCGAACTCGCCGAGGCAATCAACGCAGCGGACAAGGTCGCCATCTTTGCCGGCGCCGGAACCCAGGGCGCCCATGACGAAGTGGTGGCCCTCGCGGAAGTCATCGGCGCCCCGATCGGCCACTCGCTGCGGGGCAAGGACTTCATGCAGTACGACAACCCCTACGACATCGGCATGACCGGGCTGCTGGGCTACGGCGCCGCGGCCGAGGGCATCGAGGACGCCGACCTGCTGATCCTGCTCGGCACCGACTTTCCGTACGACCAGTTCCTTCCCGGCACCCGCACGGCCCAGGTGGACCGGGCCGCCCACAAGCTGGGGAGGCGGACCGACGTCGACATCGCCGTCCATGGCGACGTGCTGCCCACACTCGCCGCACTGAAACCCCTGCTCACCCCGAAAAAGAGCAGGCGCTTCCTCAACCAGATGCTCAAGAAGCACGATCGGCTGATGAACAAGGCCGTGGGCGCCTACACCCGCAAGGTGGAGAAGAAGCAGCCGATCCACCCGGAGTACGCGGCGTCCCTCCTGGACCAGGTGGCGGCGGAGGACGCGGTCTTCACGGCGGACACCGGGATGTGCAACGTCTGGACTGCGCGGTACATCAACCCGCTGGGCACGCGCCGGCTGATCGGCTCCTACCTGCACGGTTCCATGGCCAACGCGCTGCCCCACGCGATCGGCGCGCAGCTGGCCTACCCCGGCCGCCAGGTCATTTCGGTGTCCGGGGACGGCGGCTTGTCCATGCTGCTGGGCGAGCTCATTACCGTTGCGGCGCACCGGCTCCCGGTCAACGTGGTGGTGTTCAACAACTCCACGCTGGGCATGGTGAAACTGGAGATGCTGGTAGACGGCCTGCCCGATTTCGGCGTGGACGTCCCCGATGCCGACTACGCCGCCGTCGCCCGCGCCCTCGGTTTCCACGCCGTCCGCGTCACCGACCCGGCCCGCATCGAGGACGCCTACCGGGAAGCCTTTGCGCATCCGGGACCCTCGCTCGTTGAGCTCATCACGGACCCGAAGGCGCTCTCCATTCCGCCCAAGATCACCGGCTCGCAGGTCCTGGGCTTTGCGACCGCCATGTCCAAGGTGGTCCTCAACCGCGGCGCCGGCGAGGCCGTGAGCATGGCGCGGAGCAACCTGCGCAACATCCCCCGGCGGTAG
- a CDS encoding serpin family protein: MKTFRVARIATAGALVALTACSASSPELLKADGVERVSVDRAAYAAELRSFRASAFGLGEALLADGGDASNGNVVSSPGSLLIALAMLRSGASGGTAAEMDSVLQLPLENRDEAMNALLSSLEKFDGDPGTVDEDNPPRKPVMHAANGLFVDKGVPTGESFLDTLARHYGTGVYPVNFSDEGATKPAIDAWVNRNTGGRIKEAPAKYDPDNTFSLLNSLYFASAWSAPFDPNDTSDLPFTTAAGDEIEAPAMHNELKMKYAEGAGWQGVDLPYADGFVMRLVLPDSGAAAGSRPSSAAFDAAKLTEIADAVDTAPLETVQIQLPRWDHKCSFDLRKVFESLGLQKTLATTEDFDNIQPRMMITQAAQAANITVAEKGTVAAAVTQINGAVTSAPPQPERTIVFDRPFHYQIVHNETGLPLFMGTVADPRS, translated from the coding sequence ATGAAGACATTCCGCGTGGCCAGGATCGCTACGGCCGGCGCCCTGGTGGCGCTCACCGCATGTTCGGCGTCGTCGCCGGAGCTGCTGAAGGCCGACGGCGTGGAGCGGGTTTCGGTGGACCGCGCGGCTTATGCTGCTGAACTGCGCTCCTTCCGGGCCTCCGCTTTCGGGCTAGGCGAGGCCCTGCTGGCCGACGGAGGCGACGCCTCCAACGGGAACGTGGTGTCCTCGCCCGGGAGCCTGCTGATTGCGCTCGCGATGCTTCGCTCCGGTGCGTCGGGCGGGACGGCGGCGGAGATGGACAGCGTCCTGCAACTTCCCCTGGAGAACCGCGATGAGGCCATGAACGCGCTTCTCAGCTCGCTCGAGAAGTTCGACGGCGACCCCGGCACAGTGGATGAGGACAATCCGCCGCGGAAACCGGTCATGCATGCCGCCAACGGGCTGTTCGTGGACAAAGGGGTGCCCACCGGTGAGTCCTTCCTGGACACTCTGGCCCGGCACTACGGAACCGGTGTGTATCCCGTGAACTTCAGCGATGAAGGTGCAACGAAACCCGCCATCGATGCCTGGGTCAACAGGAACACTGGCGGCCGGATCAAGGAAGCCCCCGCGAAATACGACCCGGACAATACGTTCAGCCTGCTCAATTCCCTGTACTTCGCGTCCGCCTGGAGTGCGCCGTTCGACCCGAATGACACCTCCGATCTGCCCTTCACCACAGCTGCCGGCGACGAAATCGAGGCGCCTGCAATGCACAACGAGTTGAAGATGAAGTACGCGGAAGGGGCCGGCTGGCAGGGTGTGGACCTTCCCTACGCCGACGGGTTCGTGATGCGCCTCGTCCTGCCGGATTCGGGCGCTGCTGCAGGATCCCGCCCCTCCTCCGCGGCCTTCGACGCCGCCAAGCTCACGGAGATTGCGGACGCCGTTGATACTGCGCCACTAGAGACCGTGCAGATCCAGCTGCCCCGCTGGGACCACAAGTGCAGCTTTGACCTACGGAAGGTGTTTGAGTCGCTTGGCCTGCAGAAAACGCTGGCAACCACCGAGGACTTCGACAATATCCAGCCCAGGATGATGATCACCCAGGCCGCGCAGGCTGCGAACATCACGGTCGCCGAAAAAGGTACCGTTGCCGCCGCCGTCACGCAGATCAACGGAGCTGTGACCAGTGCGCCGCCGCAGCCCGAGCGGACTATCGTCTTCGACCGGCCGTTCCACTACCAGATCGTGCACAACGAAACCGGGCTCCCGCTGTTCATGGGAACGGTGGCCGACCCCCGTTCCTGA
- a CDS encoding hydroxymethylpyrimidine/phosphomethylpyrimidine kinase, which produces MTSATVETFPAVALTIAGSEATGGAGAQADLKTFQELGVFGIANLTCIVSFNPNDNWNHRFVPVDQQVIADQLEATTAAYGAASGAPSVLDTVKIGMLGSPATISTVASALAANGFANVVLDPVLICKGQEPGHALDTDQALKAQILPLATFVTPNHFEAESLSGLQITDVDSLTAAAIRIHELSGAAVLAKGGVRLAGPDAVDVYYDGDTLEILSAPKVGDVAVSGAGCSLAAAVTAELAKGASPLEAARTAKEFVTAGIRNRVASGAPFDALWQGGPR; this is translated from the coding sequence ATGACTTCCGCCACTGTTGAGACCTTCCCCGCCGTCGCCCTGACCATTGCCGGCTCCGAAGCGACCGGCGGTGCCGGTGCACAGGCCGACCTCAAGACGTTCCAGGAACTGGGTGTGTTCGGCATTGCCAACCTGACCTGCATCGTCTCCTTCAACCCGAACGACAACTGGAACCACCGTTTTGTCCCCGTGGACCAGCAGGTCATCGCGGACCAGTTGGAGGCGACGACGGCGGCATACGGCGCCGCTTCAGGCGCGCCGTCCGTTCTGGACACCGTGAAGATCGGCATGCTGGGCAGCCCTGCCACCATTTCGACCGTGGCCTCGGCGCTGGCAGCCAACGGGTTCGCCAACGTGGTGCTGGACCCGGTGCTGATCTGCAAGGGCCAGGAGCCGGGCCACGCACTGGACACGGACCAGGCACTGAAGGCGCAGATCCTGCCGCTGGCCACGTTTGTCACGCCCAACCACTTCGAGGCCGAGTCGCTGTCCGGCCTGCAGATCACGGACGTCGACTCCCTGACGGCCGCAGCCATCCGCATCCACGAGCTGAGCGGCGCCGCAGTGCTGGCCAAGGGCGGCGTGCGCCTGGCGGGGCCCGACGCCGTCGACGTCTATTACGACGGCGACACGCTGGAAATCCTCTCCGCCCCCAAAGTGGGCGACGTGGCAGTGTCCGGAGCCGGCTGCTCCCTGGCCGCCGCCGTGACCGCCGAGCTGGCCAAGGGTGCATCCCCGCTTGAGGCTGCCCGCACGGCGAAGGAATTCGTGACTGCCGGGATCCGCAACCGCGTCGCCTCCGGCGCGCCGTTCGACGCCCTCTGGCAGGGCGGCCCGCGCTAG
- a CDS encoding queuosine precursor transporter, which yields MTSAKTFPASAAPKFASIGSPYFGIMLACMAVVLILSNIGASKGVAIGPIITDGGFFLFPLAYILGDVISEVYGFKVARRAIITTFALSVFASACYWVIIALPGFDDEFGASKQAALEGALGPVPQIVLASLLAFLAGQTINSWILVKMKARTGEKSLWARIMSSSVAGEFVDTLIFCSIAASVIGITDFGTFVNYVVVGFLYKTLVEFAFVPLTSLAIGWVKKREPSYGA from the coding sequence ATGACTTCCGCCAAGACTTTCCCCGCCTCCGCGGCGCCGAAATTCGCCTCGATCGGTTCCCCCTACTTCGGCATCATGCTGGCTTGCATGGCGGTAGTGCTGATCCTGTCCAACATCGGGGCATCAAAGGGCGTGGCGATCGGCCCGATCATCACGGACGGCGGCTTTTTCCTCTTTCCGCTGGCCTACATCCTGGGCGACGTCATCAGCGAGGTCTACGGGTTCAAGGTGGCGCGCAGGGCCATCATCACCACGTTTGCCCTGTCCGTCTTCGCCTCCGCCTGCTACTGGGTGATCATCGCGCTGCCCGGCTTTGACGATGAGTTCGGCGCCTCGAAGCAGGCCGCACTCGAGGGCGCGCTGGGGCCGGTTCCGCAGATTGTCCTGGCCTCGCTGCTGGCGTTCCTGGCCGGCCAGACCATCAACTCCTGGATCCTGGTGAAGATGAAGGCCCGCACGGGCGAGAAATCCCTCTGGGCCCGGATCATGAGCTCATCGGTCGCCGGCGAATTTGTGGACACGCTCATCTTCTGCAGCATCGCGGCGTCGGTCATCGGCATCACGGACTTCGGCACCTTCGTGAACTACGTGGTGGTCGGCTTCCTCTACAAGACCCTGGTGGAGTTCGCGTTTGTGCCGCTGACCTCGCTTGCCATCGGCTGGGTGAAGAAGCGCGAACCGAGCTACGGGGCGTAG
- the tgt gene encoding tRNA guanosine(34) transglycosylase Tgt, with protein MPANTDPSRPPLEPGAPALQSEFSFTVGKRLSETCSPTPEQVAANGGGFLGRTGTISTPHGEIQTPAFIAVGTKATVKSVLPESVAELGAQAVLANAYHLYLQPGADILDEAGGLGAFMNWRGPTFTDSGGFQVMSLGSGFKKVIDMKTVSAADAAVPDDAVAPGKERLAHVDEEGVWFKSHLNGDRHRFSPEISMNVQHQIGADIMFAFDELTTLQNSRGYQEESLERTRRWAERCLAEHFRLTSERAGKPYQALFGVIQGAQYEDLRRKACRDLGAMNFDGFGIGGALEKDNLGTIVRWCNEELPEDKPRHLLGISEPDDIFTAIENGADTFDCVSPTRVARNSAFYHPDGRFNLSGAKYKRDFGPLQEGCDCYACLNYSRAYIHHLFKAKEMVSATLISIHNERFVVKMVDDARLAIEAGNFFDFKAETLGRYYS; from the coding sequence GTGCCAGCCAATACTGACCCCTCACGCCCGCCTCTCGAGCCGGGTGCCCCGGCCCTGCAGTCCGAGTTTTCCTTTACCGTGGGCAAGCGGCTGAGCGAGACGTGCTCGCCGACGCCGGAGCAGGTGGCCGCCAACGGCGGTGGGTTCCTGGGCCGGACCGGCACCATCAGCACTCCGCACGGCGAGATCCAGACGCCGGCGTTCATCGCCGTGGGCACCAAGGCCACCGTGAAGTCAGTGCTGCCCGAGTCCGTTGCCGAACTCGGCGCGCAGGCGGTGCTGGCCAACGCCTACCACCTGTACCTCCAGCCGGGGGCGGACATCCTGGACGAAGCCGGCGGACTCGGTGCCTTCATGAACTGGCGCGGGCCCACCTTCACGGACTCCGGCGGGTTCCAGGTGATGAGCCTGGGTTCGGGGTTCAAAAAGGTCATCGACATGAAGACTGTGTCTGCCGCGGACGCGGCAGTCCCGGATGACGCCGTCGCCCCCGGCAAGGAACGCCTGGCCCACGTGGACGAGGAGGGCGTGTGGTTCAAGAGCCACCTCAACGGCGACCGGCACCGCTTCAGCCCCGAGATCTCCATGAACGTCCAGCACCAGATCGGCGCGGACATCATGTTCGCGTTCGATGAGCTCACCACGCTGCAGAACTCCCGCGGCTACCAGGAGGAGTCGCTGGAACGCACCCGCCGCTGGGCCGAACGCTGCCTTGCCGAGCACTTCCGGCTTACATCCGAGCGGGCGGGAAAGCCCTACCAGGCGCTCTTTGGCGTGATCCAGGGAGCCCAGTACGAGGACCTGCGGCGCAAGGCCTGCCGGGACCTCGGTGCCATGAACTTCGACGGCTTCGGCATCGGCGGGGCGCTGGAGAAGGACAATCTGGGCACGATTGTGCGCTGGTGCAACGAGGAACTGCCGGAGGACAAGCCGCGGCACCTGCTGGGCATTTCCGAGCCGGACGACATCTTCACCGCGATCGAGAACGGTGCGGACACCTTCGACTGCGTCTCCCCCACCCGGGTGGCCCGCAACTCGGCGTTCTATCACCCGGACGGGCGGTTCAACCTCTCCGGCGCCAAGTACAAACGCGACTTCGGTCCGCTGCAGGAAGGCTGCGACTGCTACGCCTGCCTGAACTACTCCCGGGCCTACATCCACCACCTGTTCAAGGCCAAGGAAATGGTCTCGGCAACGCTCATCTCCATCCACAACGAGCGCTTCGTGGTGAAGATGGTGGACGACGCCCGGCTTGCCATCGAGGCCGGCAACTTCTTCGATTTCAAGGCCGAGACCCTGGGGCGCTACTACTCCTAG
- a CDS encoding SRPBCC domain-containing protein — protein sequence MTNNLSVVINSDAQQVWTMLREPARVAQWHGWEADDLAAEINEIYFKDTVVEGPDHTSLTVDGGDEFSLKPVPTGTEVSVTRAALDHNSEWAAWDEDITQSWLTFLQQLRFALEHHPHGKRRTAFFSVPGGDGSAIDKLGLRDIPKPGEPYSLTLPTGEEISGKVWYRTNHQVGLTVHSYAEHGDGLLIVADQPPIAEVRPDGGSMAIISTYDLGAHRLEEIRTSWDNWRAENYPTSDPVH from the coding sequence ATGACGAACAATCTGAGCGTTGTGATCAACTCCGATGCGCAGCAGGTTTGGACAATGCTGCGCGAACCGGCAAGAGTTGCCCAGTGGCACGGCTGGGAAGCCGACGACCTTGCCGCCGAAATCAACGAGATCTATTTCAAGGACACCGTGGTCGAAGGCCCCGACCACACGAGCCTGACCGTGGACGGCGGCGACGAGTTCTCCCTGAAGCCCGTTCCCACCGGCACTGAGGTGAGCGTGACGCGGGCCGCCCTGGACCACAATTCCGAGTGGGCTGCCTGGGACGAGGACATCACCCAGAGCTGGTTGACGTTCCTCCAGCAGCTCCGCTTCGCCCTGGAACACCACCCGCACGGCAAGCGCCGCACAGCTTTCTTCTCCGTTCCGGGCGGGGACGGCTCGGCGATCGACAAGCTAGGCCTCCGTGACATCCCGAAGCCGGGTGAGCCGTACTCGCTGACACTGCCCACCGGCGAGGAGATCTCCGGCAAGGTCTGGTACCGGACCAACCACCAGGTGGGGCTCACGGTGCACAGCTACGCCGAACACGGCGACGGCCTCCTGATCGTGGCCGACCAGCCGCCCATCGCCGAAGTGAGGCCCGACGGCGGATCCATGGCGATCATCTCCACCTACGACCTGGGGGCGCACCGGCTCGAGGAAATCCGCACCAGCTGGGACAACTGGCGCGCTGAGAACTATCCCACATCGGACCCCGTGCACTGA
- a CDS encoding DUF6707 family protein, which yields MTHRPAAQHYSELQAGSLQTGHLLLLPDGERSAEVQSVLVEDDDFGTPAVVLATLTGGGILRIAAGSTVFVAGPGTGPEDAVSVASEAAAPLQLLDHPDAGEDTAPAAPAVVVPPLPATTPAAAAAAAAAAGPDEDELALIPEPAGTPESVVEAAAAAHPDAMGVMLLSDRLAKGINTKSGSCLKDLSDLAHELFVILKDADGALAVADLLNVLPFDGNPGRWTSVEAALALSSYICRQNGQEDRAEVYEKLLRAPDAMETDPFKARINAKVRQRSLNEPNLYDKEIFRAIDNSNPDAEREWRLLRLEALMFLRAHGGSETIGLKELERRIGNELESVRG from the coding sequence ATGACCCACCGCCCAGCCGCCCAGCACTACAGCGAGCTCCAGGCTGGCTCTCTGCAGACCGGCCACCTGCTCCTCCTTCCCGACGGCGAACGGTCCGCCGAAGTCCAGAGCGTCCTTGTTGAGGATGACGATTTCGGCACGCCGGCGGTGGTCCTTGCAACCCTCACCGGCGGCGGGATCCTGCGCATCGCGGCCGGCTCCACGGTCTTCGTGGCCGGCCCCGGCACGGGCCCGGAGGACGCCGTTTCCGTAGCGTCCGAGGCCGCCGCCCCGCTTCAGCTGCTGGATCACCCCGACGCCGGTGAGGACACCGCCCCGGCGGCTCCCGCCGTCGTCGTTCCTCCCCTGCCGGCCACCACACCGGCCGCAGCGGCCGCCGCAGCCGCCGCAGCCGGTCCGGACGAGGACGAGCTGGCGCTGATCCCGGAACCGGCGGGGACGCCCGAGTCCGTGGTGGAAGCCGCGGCGGCAGCCCACCCGGACGCAATGGGCGTGATGCTGCTGAGCGACCGGCTGGCCAAGGGCATCAACACCAAGTCCGGGAGCTGCCTCAAGGACCTCAGCGACCTCGCCCACGAATTGTTCGTCATCCTCAAGGATGCCGACGGCGCCCTCGCGGTGGCGGACCTGCTCAACGTGCTCCCCTTTGACGGGAACCCGGGCCGGTGGACATCCGTGGAGGCGGCGCTGGCCCTGTCCAGCTACATCTGCCGGCAGAACGGGCAGGAGGACCGTGCCGAGGTGTACGAAAAGCTGCTCCGCGCCCCCGACGCCATGGAAACGGACCCGTTCAAGGCGCGGATCAACGCCAAAGTCCGCCAGCGGTCGCTGAACGAACCCAACCTGTATGACAAGGAAATCTTCCGGGCCATCGACAACTCGAACCCGGACGCCGAACGCGAATGGCGGCTGCTGCGGCTTGAAGCCCTGATGTTCCTGCGGGCGCACGGCGGCTCGGAAACCATCGGGCTGAAGGAACTGGAGCGCCGGATCGGCAACGAGCTGGAATCCGTGCGGGGCTGA